The genomic stretch CAAGGAAATTTGTGAAGATTGACATTATACATCATTGAAAGGTAGTTGGGGTATTGCAAAGTccgaacgacattcgtctatAGGCAAACATTTCATAAGGGCATGTACAGGTTGTcttctcttgatcctcggggtgaataggaatttggaaaaatccagagtatccatctaaaTAGCAAAAGTGAGAATGTCTTGCTAGacgttcaagcatttgatcaataaaTGGAAGAGGGAAATTATCCTCCCTAATTACTTTATTAAGTTCTCTATAGTCGACGCACATACGCCAACCATTTTCTATATGTTTAACTACTTGCTCTCCTATCTCGTTTTGTAGGATTGTGACACCTTCCTTTTTAGGTACCACATGTACATGGCTTACCCACTTACTATCAGAAATTTGATAAATTATTCTATCCTCTAATAGTTCCAGCACTTCCTTTTTCACCACATCACTCATTATATGGTTTATCCTCCTCTGATGTTCTCTAGAGGGTCTAGAGTCTTCCTCCATCATTATCCAGTGCATGCACACATATGGACTTATCCCTTTGAGATCTAAAATGTTATAACCTAGAGCCGCAGGATACTTTCTCAATACATCTAAGAGTTGATTGGTCTCATCACCATTTAAGGTAGCACTAGTTATGACTGGACGATTTAGTTATTCGTCCAAAAACTCGTATCTCAGATTCTTGGGTAGCTCATTAAGCTCTATTGATGGTTTCTTAGGACATGGCATATGGTATGGGGTGAGTGCTAAGCATTCATAAAGACTGTCATCTATATAAGGTTCTGTAGATCTTTCAAATCCGTCGTCCAACATTATGGGAGTCGGGGGTAATTTAATCATTTCAGTTATTTCTTCTTGGTCTAACTCTATTATGCACTCATCAATGATATCGATGGCATAACATGAGTCATCTATTGCTGGTGCCATTGGGAATTTTGATAGTATAAATTCTACTTTTTCATCACCTACTTCAAAAGTCAtctttcctttcttgacatctacTATGGCTTCATCcgttgataagaatggtctacctaggAGGATTGGGATTTCGTCGtcttctttaatgtccatgacaacaaaatcgGTTGGAATATAGAGTTGACCAAGCCTAATTGGAATGTATTCTAATATGCCTTTTGGATATATAACGGATCTATCAGCTAATTTAAGGGACATCCTAGTTAGTTGCATTTCTCCTAGATTTAACCTATTACAAATGGATAAAGGCATTAAGCTTACACTGACTCCTAAGTCCAGAAGTGCTTTATCGATAACATGATTTCCTAAAACACAAGGTATAGAAAAACTTTTGGGGTCTTTCTCCTTTTTAGCAAGTTTGTTTTCAGCAATAGAGTTACATTCTAAGGGTTTAGGATTATCAGGTCTACGTTTGTTGGTTAAGACGTCTTTAAGGAATTTAGCATAAGAGGGTATTTGAGTAATAGCCTTAGTGAATGGAATCTCAACGTGGAGTTTCTCAATCATTTTTATGAACTTTTTGTATTGGTTATCTAATTTGGTTTGTTTTAATCTTTGTGGATAAAGAATTGGTGGTTTATAAGGAGGGGGTGGTACATATACTTTGTTATCCTTCCCTCCTTCCTTATCTTTGGATTCTTCATCTTTTTGTTTCTCAGGCTCTACTGGTCCCTCTACTTGTTTCTCAGGTGTAGTCACAACATTTTTCTTTAGGGGTTTTGGTTTTTTGACCTTGGGTGTACAGGTTCATCGTAAGTGGTTCCACTCCGTAGGGTAATAGCATTAGCATGTCCATTGGGGTTGGG from Lathyrus oleraceus cultivar Zhongwan6 chromosome 7, CAAS_Psat_ZW6_1.0, whole genome shotgun sequence encodes the following:
- the LOC127102190 gene encoding uncharacterized protein LOC127102190; this translates as MIEKLHVEIPFTKAITQIPSYAKFLKDVLTNKRRPDNPKPLECNSIAENKLAKKEKDPKSFSIPCVLGNHVIDKALLDLGVSVSLMPLSICNRLNLGEMQLTRMSLKLADRSVIYPKGILEYIPIRLGQLYIPTDFVVMDIKEDDEIPILLGRPFLSTDEAIVDVKKGKMTFEVGDEKVEFILSKFPMAPAIDDSCYAIDIIDECIIELDQEEITEMIKLPPTPIMLDDGFERSTEPYIDDSLYECLALTPYHMPCPKKPSIELNELPKNLRYEFLDE